Proteins from a genomic interval of Heteronotia binoei isolate CCM8104 ecotype False Entrance Well chromosome 5, APGP_CSIRO_Hbin_v1, whole genome shotgun sequence:
- the LOC132572213 gene encoding zinc finger protein 239-like encodes MEGVVEAHLCWEGNLVRDEPRNHDCERLETRANEEGNFGQRSVLLKCQRMHTGVKRYKCSECGKSFSRSTNLLVHERTHTGEKPYECTDCGRSFTHSSNLRAHEKIHAGDKPYVCTDCGLTFYHSSSLTAHERIHTGENVYRCPHCEKVFTRSSVFRKHVRIHTGEKPFKCSDCGKSFSQRCNLIIHEKTHTGEKPFKCSDCWRSFSRKCDLMAHQRIHTEEDPYKCSHCGKSFSQKSNLVIHERIHTDENPYLCSHCGKRFRQKGNLVIHMRIHTGEKPYQCMDCGKRFSQKGSLTSHERTHSKEKITI; translated from the coding sequence ATGGAGGGTGTGGTTGAAGCACATCTCTGTTGGGAAGGTAACTTAGTTAGGGATGAACCCCGAAACCATGATTGTGAGAGACTAGAAACACGTGCCAATGAAGAAGGAAACTttggacagagatcagttcttctaaAATGCCAAAGAATGCACACAGGAGTGAAACGATAcaagtgctcagagtgtggcaaGAGCTTCAGTCGAAGCACCAACCTTCTGGTCCATGAaaggacccacacaggagagaaaccatacgaGTGCACAGACTGCGGGAGAAGCTTCACCCACAGCTCCAATCTCAGGGCTCATGAGAAAATCCACGCAGGAGACAAACCATATGTATGCACAGACTGTGGGTTGACTTTCTACCACAGCTCAAGCCTTACAGCCCATGAGagaatccacactggggagaacgTGTACAGATGCCCACACTGTGAGAAAGTCTTCACCCGTAGCTCTGTCTTTCGGAAACATGTAaggatccacacaggagagaaacctttcaaATGTTCtgactgtgggaaaagcttctCGCAGAGGTGCAATCTTATTATACATGAGAagactcacacaggagagaaacccttTAAGTGCTCTGACTGCTGGAGGAGCTTCAGTCGAAAATGTGACCTCATGGCgcaccagagaatccacacagaggAAGACCCGTATAAATGTTCTCATTGTGGGAAGAGCTTCTCTCAGAAGTCCAACCTGGTGATACACGAGAGAATCCACACAGACGAGAATCCATATCTGTGCTCACACTGTGGGAAACGCTTCCGTCAGAAGGGAAACCTTGTGATCCACATGcggatccacacaggagagaagccatatcaGTGCATGgactgtgggaagaggttcagtcaaAAGGGCAGCCTCACATCACATGAGAGAACTCACTCGAAGGAGAAAATAACTATTTAA